The following proteins are encoded in a genomic region of Pangasianodon hypophthalmus isolate fPanHyp1 chromosome 26, fPanHyp1.pri, whole genome shotgun sequence:
- the zgc:136472 gene encoding protein disulfide-isomerase, giving the protein MKLVQIYIVCTELLLSACLSGVLAKKEDEPISEDKEVLVLTESNLNQALKQHSQLLVHFYAPLSGESLGSILEFTKAASELKETKSSVKLGKIDVSKEKDLAKFLNVTTVPSLRLYLSGDKYNPVQCPVLKSSTAILTWLKRREGPSAVLITDLSQLDSLIAEDELVVLGLFKDVETGLVKIFYDVAADIADLPCFVTGSKQIFSKYDIFDDSVVLLRKSKMAEKFEMTSKTVKEDVIHFIRVHEMPLVTEYNGKTSSKILNSMVQSHLVLFIDKAEKGFKQTYRAFKSTAKEYRGKVLFVLIDTGEPRNGRILEYFRVRKEESPLIRMVNLTDNLQYHLPSDQLDIQTITDFCQSYLQGNAKPKQQSEPIPDGWDKQPVKELVGINFERVAFNENKNVLVLFYASWSSENRELFPLFEELAKHYSDTEDVVVARIDVTANDVNIRMIDRYPTIKLFPAVYAERVVPYSGQAKLEPIIEFVNEERARAKEDKAKEEIERKKYLDAQKAATKEEL; this is encoded by the exons ATGAAGCTCGTGCAGATATACATCGTGTGCACTGAGCTCTTGCTGAGTGCATGTTTAAGTGGAGTACTGGCCAAAAAAGAGGATGAACCCATTTCAGAGGATAAAGAAGTGCTGGTGCTTACTGAAAGCAACTTAAACCAAGCACTTAAACAACACAGCCAGTTACTGGTGCACTtct ATGCTCCTCTCTCTGGTGAGTCTCTTGGCTCAattctagagtttacaaaggCAGCTAGTGAGCTCAAGGAAACCAAATCATCTGTGAAACTAGGAAAGATTGATGTCTCTAAAGAAAAAGACCTTGCCAAATTCCTGAATGTAACTACAGTCCCATCTTTACGACTGTACCTCTCTGGAGACAAGTATAACCCCGTTCAATGTCCAG TTCTGAAGAGCTCTACCGCCATCTTAACATGGCTTAAAAGGAGAGAGGGCCCTAGTGCTGTCCTTATTACTGATCTCAGCCAGTTGGACAGCTTAATTGCAGAAGACGAGCTTGTGGTTCTAGGATTATTTAAG gatgtTGAGACGGGCTTAGTAAAGATTTTTTACGACGTGGCTGCTGATATTGCTGACCTGCCCTGTTTTGTAACAGGAAGCAAGCAAATCTTTAGCAAGTATGATATATTTGATGACTCAGTTGTGCTTCTCAGAAAG tcaaaaatggcagaaaaattTGAGATGACAAGCAAAACAGTGAAAGAGGATGTCATTCACTTCATTAGAGTCCATGAGATGCCTTTGGTGACTGAGTACAATGGCAAG ACGTCATCTAAGATACTAAACTCTATGGTGCAGAGTCACTTGGTTTTGTTTATTGATAAAGCTGAAAAAGGATTCAAACAAACATATCGTGCCTTCAAAAGCACCGCCAAAGAATATAGAGGCAAG GTTTTGTTTGTACTGATTGACACGGGTGAACCCCGGAATGGACGTATCTTGGAGTATTTCCGTGTGAGGAAGGAGGAATCACCACTAATCCGCATGGTTAACTTGACAGACAACTTACAATATCATTTACCTTCAGACCAACTGGATATACAAACAATTACTGACTTCTGCCAGAGTTACTTACAGGGGAATGCTAAG CCAAAGCAACAGAGTGAGCCAATCCCTGATGGCTGGGACAAGCAGCCAGTGAAAGAGCTGGTGGGGATTAACTTTGAAAGGGTGGCTTTCAATGAAAACAAGAATGTCTTAGTTCTTTTCT ATGCCTCATGGAGTTCTGAGAACCGAGAACTGTTTCCTTTATTTGAAGAGCTTGCAAAACACTACAGTGACACTGAGGATGTGGTAGTTGCCAGAATTGATGTAACTGCAAATGATGTAAACATTCGCATGATAGACAGATATCCAACGATTAAACTATTTCCTGCAGTCTATGCTGAAAGG GTAGTGCCATATTCTGGTCAAGCAAAGCTGGAACCAATAATTGAGTTTGTGAATGAAGAAAGAGCAAGAGCCAAGGAGGATAAGGCCAag GAAGAGATAGAAAGGAAGAAATATCTGGATGCACAGAAAGCAGCAACTAAAGAAGAGCtatag